A genomic stretch from Anoplopoma fimbria isolate UVic2021 breed Golden Eagle Sablefish chromosome 8, Afim_UVic_2022, whole genome shotgun sequence includes:
- the dmap1 gene encoding DNA methyltransferase 1-associated protein 1, with the protein MGTGADVRDILELAGGDNDGPISKKDLINSDKKRSKKTTETLTFKRPEGMHREVYALLYSDKKDAPPLLPSDTTQGYRTVKAKLGCKKVRPWKWMPFTNPARRDGAIFHHWRRVAEEGKDYPFARFNKTVQVPVYSEQEYQMHLHDDGWTKAETDHLFDLCKRFDLRFVVVHDRYDHQQYRKRSVEDLKERYYSICGKLTKVRAASGTEPKIYIFDAGHERRRKEQLDKLFNRTPEQVAEEEYLIQELRKIETRKKEREKKAQDLQKLIKAADTTTELRRAEKRVSKKKLPQKRETEKPAVPETAGIKFPDFKSAGVTLRSQRMKLPSSVGQKKIKAIEQILLEQGVDLNPMPTEEIVQMFNELRSDLVLLYELKQAHSNCEYEQQMLRHRYEALLKAGSGGMLCGTLGSGPAAAILGGDLNATNSATASTPGAEAPSWPCADDIKVEAKEQIIDVVGAPLTPNSRKRRESASSSSSVKKVKKP; encoded by the exons ATGGGTACTGGTGCAGATGTCAGGGATATTCTGGAATTGGCTGGAGGAGATAATGACGGTCCCATCAGCAAGAAAGATCTCATCAACTCAGACAAG AAAAGATCCAAGAAGACAACCGAAACGCTGACCTTCAAGAGACCCGAGGGAATGCACCGAGAGGTCTATGCTCTGCTCTATTCAGATAAAAA AGATGCACCCCCTTTGCTGCCTAGTGATACTACTCAGGGCTACAGGACAGTCAAAGCCAAGCTGGGCTGTAAAAAAGTGCGTCCCTGGAAGTGGATGCCCTTCACCAATCCAGCTCGCAGGGATGGGGCTATTTTCCATCACTGGAGACGTGTGGCAGAGGAGGGCAAGGATTACCCATTTGCCCGCTTCAACAAG ACAGTGCAGGTACCAGTGTACTCTGAGCAGGAATATCAGATGCATCTCCATGACGATGGCTGGACTAAAGCAGAGACAGACCACCTGTTTGACCTGTGCAAGCGCTTTGACCTGCGCTTCGTAGTTGTCCATGACCGTTACGACCACCAGCAATACAGA AAACGTTCTGTGGAGGACCTGAAAGAACGCTATTATAGTATTTGTGGTAAGCTGACCAAGGTCCGTGCAGCTTCAGGGACAGAGCCCAAGATCTACATCTTTGATGCCGGCCATGAAAGGCGCCGTAAAGAGCAACTAGACAAGCTCTTCAATCGCACACCTGAACAG gTGGCAGAAGAGGAATATCTTATTCAGGAGCTAAGGAAGATTGAGACTAGGAAGAAAGAGCGTGAGAAGAAGGCCCAGGATCTGCAGAAACTCATTAAAGCAGCGGACACGACCACAGAGTTAAGACGAGCAGAAAAGAGAGTTTCCAAGAAGAAGCTCCCACAAAAAAGAGAAACGGAGAAACCG gCCGTTCCAGAAACCGCGGGCATCAAGTTCCCAGACTTCAAATCAGCAGGAGTCACACTGCGCAGTCAGAGG ATGAAACTGCCCAGCTCGGTAGGCCAGAAGAAGATCAAGGCCATTGAGCAGATTCTGCTCGAGCAAGGAGTGG ATCTTAACCCCATGCCCACAGAGGAGATTGTTCAGATGTTCAATGAGCTGCGTAGCGACCTGGTTCTGCTGTATGAGCTGAAGCAGGCCCACAGCAACTGTGAATACGAACAGCAGATGCTGCGTCATCGCTACGAGGCCCTACTGAAGGCCGGCAGCGGAGGCATGTTGTGTGGAACTTTAGGGTCCGGACCAGCCGCTGCAATACTGGGTGGAGATCTTAATGCCACAAACAGCGCCACGGCATCCACCCCAGGGGCCGAAGCTCCATCCTGGCCCTGTGCAGATGACATCAAGGTGGAAGCCAAGGAGCAAATCATCGATGTTGTAGGAGCACCACTTACCCCCAACTCG CGCAAACGGAGAGAGTCGGCATCCAGCTCGTCTTCAGTGAAAAAGGTGAAGAAGCCTTGA
- the hnrnpm gene encoding LOW QUALITY PROTEIN: heterogeneous nuclear ribonucleoprotein M (The sequence of the model RefSeq protein was modified relative to this genomic sequence to represent the inferred CDS: inserted 1 base in 1 codon) → MADEQAEKTNVPEQEGPQQQQPPPQQQQPGEVNGKPKHEPNSSRKERPQKRGGGGGRYEPYGNVNKRYRVFVSNIPYDVKWQALKDLMKEKVGEVTYVEHLMDAEGKSRGCAVVEFRTEELMKKAVEKVNKHNLNGRPLKVKEDPDGVIAQREMNKTQGGGXSGGHGGMGGMGGMGGMDRMNMERMGPGPNGSVVNIPPSLMNNPNIPNEIIHGLQAGRIGMTVFVANLDYKVGWKKLKEVFSMAGMVVRADILEDKDGKSRGMGTVTFDMPIEAVQAVSMFNGQLLFNRVMHVKLDEKSLPKDFGPPDRAASALPRGLSGIGLGLGPGGQPIDATQLNRGGGGGGGGGGMGNMGPGGMDGMGFGNMGGRMGGGGGGGGGGGGGSGGGGMDNFGGMNNMDRFGSSGMGRMNEMDRGIGGAFDREFGRNEMGMSRNNFGDSFERGMGNSLGMDRMSSGMDRMGANMDRMAGMDRMGMERMDRGSDLERLGSGFDRMGSGMERLGPSMDRLGPGLDRMSSTIDRLGPAGFDRLGPSGLDRMGSSLDFGAPMGMDRLGNTGLDRMATGFDRIGSTGGLDRFPAGGIDRMGSGMDRMGSGGVGGQFDRSGEMDRGFVGNTFGGAGGPGTGGSNVRKGCQIFVRNLPFDFNWKMLKDTFNTCGMVQYADIKMENGKSKGCGVVRFDTPETAERVCRTMNGYRLNGREIDVRIDRNA, encoded by the exons atggcagACGAGCAGGCTGAGAAGACTAACGTGCCCGAACAAGAAGgcccgcagcagcagcagcctccgccgcagcagcagcagccagg AGAAGTGAATGGTAAACCCAAACATGAACCCAATTCAAGCAGGAAGGAGAGGCCCCAGAAGAGAGGTGGAGGCGGTGGGCGCTATGAACCCTATGGAAACGTCAACAAAAGATACCGCGTTTTCGTCAGCAACATCCCATACGATGTCAAATGGCAAGCTCTCAAAGACctgatgaaagaaaaag TGGGTGAGGTAACGTACGTGGAACACTTAATGGACGCAGAAGGCAAATCGAGG GGTTGTGC TGTTGTTGAGTTTAGGACTGAAGAGCTTATGAAGAAAGCGGTGGAGAAGGTCAACAAGCACAACCTCAATGGACGTCCCCTGAAAGTGAAAGAG GACCCTGATGGTGTGATTGCTCAGAGAGAGATGAACAAGACTCAGGGTGGAG CATCCGGGGGCCATGGTGGAATGGGCGGAATGGGAGGAATGGGTGGAATGGATCGCATGAACATGGAACGTATGGGTCCAGGACCAAATGGCTCCGTAGTCAACATTCCTCCTAGCCTGATGAACAACCCCAACATCCCTAACGAGATCATACATGGTCTCCAGGCTGGCAGGATTGGCATGACTGTCTTTGTGGCCAAT CTTGACTACAAAGTGGGCTGGAAGAAGCTGAAAGAGGTTTTCAGCATGGCAGGCATGGTGGTGAGGGCCGACATTCTGGAGGACAAGGATGGGAAGAGCAGAGGCATGGGAACAGTGACATTTGATATGCCCATTGAAGCAGTCCAAGCTGTCT CTATGTTTAATGGGCAGCTGTTGTTCAACAGAGTCATGCACGTCAAACTG gaTGAGAAATCCCTGCCCAAAGATTTTGGTCCACCTGACAGAGCTGCTTCTGCTCTTCCCC GTGGCCTGAGTGGTATTGGTTTGGGCCTGGGACCTGGTGGCCAGCCCATTGATGCTACCCAGCTcaatagaggaggaggaggaggtggtggcggTGGAGGAATGGGCAACATGGGCCCTGGAG GAATGGATGGAATGGGCTTTGGTAACATGGGAGGTCGtatgggaggaggaggtggtggtggaggaggaggaggcggtggcAGTGGCGGAGGAG GAATGGACAACTTTGGAGGAATGAACAACATGGATCGTTTTGGTTCTTCCGGAATGGGCAGAATGAACG AGATGGACCGTGGGATTGGTGGTGCTTTTGACAGGGAGTTTGGGCGAAATGAAATGGGCATGTCTCGCAATAATTTTGGTGACTCCTTTGAAAGAGGAATGG GAAACTCTCTGGGTATGGACCGCATGAGCTCTGGAATGGACCGCATGGGAGCCAACATGGACCGCATGGCAGGGATGGATCGGATGGGCATGGAGAGGATGGACCGCGGGTCTGACCTGGAGAGGCTCGGTTCTGGTTTCGACCGGATGGGCTCAGGGATGGAACGTCTGGGGCCCAGTATGGACAGGCTTGGACCAGGTCTGGACCGTATGAGCTCCACCATCGACCGCCTCGGCCCAGCTGGGTTCGATCGCCTAGGCCCGTCTGGTTTGGATCGCATGGGATCTAGCCTGGACTTCGGCGCCCCAATGGGTATGGATCGCTTGGGCAACACCGGGCTTGACCGCATGGCCACCGGGTTCGACCGCATAGGCTCCACTGGAGGACTTGACCGCTTCCCCGCCGGTGGCATCGACCGCATGGGCTCTGGCATGGATCGGATGGGGTCTGGAGGAGTTGGTGGTCAGTTTGATCGCTCTGGAGAAATGGATCGTGGATTTGTCGGGAATACCTTTGGAGGAGCCGGAGGGCCTGGAACTGGAGGAAGCAATGTCAGGAAGGGATGCCAGATCTTTGTCAGAAAT CTGCCATTTGACTTCAACTGGAAGATGCTGAAGGATACCTTCAACACATGTG GCATGGTCCAGTATGCTGATATCAAGATGGAGAACGGCAAGTCCAAGGGCTGTGGTGTGGTTCGCTTCGACACCCCTGAAACTGCTGAGCGTGTCTGCCGGACCATGAATGGCTATCGGCTGAACGGAAGAGAAATTGATGTCAGGATTGATagaaatgcataa